In one Solanum dulcamara chromosome 1, daSolDulc1.2, whole genome shotgun sequence genomic region, the following are encoded:
- the LOC129900302 gene encoding probable inositol oxygenase, which produces MTFLIAQTDHELENKKAYSDGVFVVPGNNAFGNSFRDYSAETERKKVVRELYRQSHINQTYDFVKKMREEYGKVNKVEMSIWECCELLNEVVDDSDPDLDEPQIEHLLQTAEAIRQDYPNEDWLHLTGLIHDLGKVLLLPSFGGLPQWAVVGDTFPLGCAFDESIVLHEQLKGNPDNNNPAYNTKYGVYSEGCGLNNVVMSWGHDDYMYLVAKANKTTLPSAALFIIRYHSFYPLHKSGAYTHLMNKEDHENLKWLQIFSKYDLYSKSNVRIDVEKVKPYYMSLIEKYFPAKLKW; this is translated from the exons ATGACTTTCCTCATTGCCCAAACTGACCATG AATTGGAGAACAAAAAGGCATACTCTGATGGTGTATTTGTTGTCCCAGGCAACAATGCATTTGGCAACTCATTCAG GGATTATAGTGCAGAGACTGAACGCAAAAAGGTCGTGCGTGAACTCTATCGCCAGAGTCACATTAACCAAACATATGATTTT GTGAAAAAGATGAGAGAGGAATATGGGAAGGTGAATAAAGTGGAGATGAGCATATGGGAATGTTGTGAACTTTTGAATGAAGTTGTGGATGATAGTGATCCTGATTTGGATGAACCACAAATTGAACATTTGTTGCAAACTGCTGAAGCTATTAGGCAAGATTATCCTAATGAAGATTGGTTACACTTAACTGGCCTTATTCATG ATCTTGGCAAAGTTCTTTTGCTTCCTAGCTTTGGAGGGCTTCCTCAGTGGGCTGTTGTTG GTGACACATTCCCCCTTGGTTGTGCTTTTGATGAATCAATTGTGCTTCATGAG CAATTGAAGGGAAATCCTGATAACAACAATCCAGCTTACAACACGAAATATGGAGTTTATTCTGAAGGATGTGGGCTTAATAATGTGGTGATGTCTTGGGGCCATGATGACTACATGTACTTG GTAGCTAAGGCAAATAAAACTACTCTTCCATCTGCTGCATTGTTCATCATTCGATATCATTCCTTCTATC CTCTGCACAAGTCAGGGGCATATACTCACTTGATGAATAAGGAGGATCATGAAAACCTGAAATGGCTTCAAATCTTCAg CAAATATGATCTGTATAGCAAGAGTAATGTTAGGATTGATGTGGAGAAAGTGAAACCTTACTACATGTCCCTTATTGAGAAG TATTTTCCAGCCAAGTTGAAGTGGTGA
- the LOC129900293 gene encoding uncharacterized protein LOC129900293, whose protein sequence is MHSAERLDSGHLPPPPPSRTLPSIGKSKPFYLLSILVLLLAISFSISKTDHFKKLFFLRLNLLNPTVINIKKEISRNPIYTAPYCVLWMAPFLSGGGYSSEAWSYILALHDYSMYKNPTFNLKIEQHGDLENLEFWEGLPLDMRNLAIELHQRECKMNETVVVCHSEPGAWYPPLFDTLPCPPIGYGHFKAVVGRTMFETDRVNDEHVKRCNLLDFVWVPTDFHVKTFTESGVDPLKVVKIVQPVDLDFFDPVKYESLDFGSIGNLVMGSFSNGEKFVFLSIFKWEYRKGWDVLLRSYLKEFSGGDDVVLYLLTNPYHSDRDFGNKIVEYVEKSDLEEPKDGWARVYVIDEHIAQVNMPKLYKAANAFVLPSRGEGWGRPIVEAMAMTLPVIATNWSGPTEFMTEDNSYPLPVDSMSEVTEGPFKGHLWAEPSVDKLQMLMRHVMRNHEEAKARGKQARDDMMSRFSPGVVAGIVSDHIERITDRTQ, encoded by the coding sequence ATGCATTCCGCCGAAAGACTAGATTCCGGCCACCTCCCGCCGCCGCCACCCAGCCGGACTCTTCCTTCCATCGGAAAATCCAAACCCTTTTATCTTCTATCAATCTTGGTTCTCTTATTAGCAATTTCATTCAGTATTAGCAAAACAGATCACTTCAAAAAACTCTTTTTTCTCAGATTAAATTTGCTGAATCCAACAGTCATAAACATCAAGAAAGAAATTTCAAGAAACCCCATTTACACAGCCCCTTATTGTGTTCTATGGATGGCTCCATTTCTTTCAGGAGGTGGGTACAGTTCAGAAGCTTGGTCATACATTTTAgctttacatgattactcaatGTATAAAAATCCAacttttaatttgaaaattgaGCAACATGGGGATCttgaaaatcttgaattttGGGAGGGTTTACCTTTAGATATGAGAAATTTGGCTATTGAGCTTCACCAAAGAGAATGTAAGATGAATGAGACTGTTGTTGTTTGTCATAGTGAACCTGGTGCTTGGTATCCTCCACTTTTTGATACACTTCCATGTCCACCtattggttatggtcattttaaggCTGTAGTTGGAAGGACCATGTTTGAGACTGATAGAGTTAATGATGAACACGTGAAAAGGTGTAATCTTTTGGATTTTGTTTGGGTTCCTACTGATTTTCATGTGAAAACTTTTACTGAAAGTGGGGTTGATCCATTGAAAGTTGTCAAGATTGTTCAGCCTGTTgatcttgatttttttgatcCAGTTAAGTATGAGTCATTAGATTTTGGTTCAATAGGGAATTTAGTGATGGGGTCGTTTTCAAATGGGGAAAAGTTTGTATTCTTGAGTATTTTCAAGTGGGAATATAGGAAAGGATGGGATGTTTTGTTGAGGTCTTACTTGAAGGAGTTTTCTGGAGGTGATGATGTTGTTTTGTATCTGTTAACGAATCCATATCATTCTGATAGGGATTTTGGTAACAAGATTGTTGAATATGTGGAAAAATCGGATTTGGAAGAACCAAAAGATGGTTGGGCTCGAGTATATGTTATCGACGAACACATAGCTCAGGTCAATATGCCTAAGCTATATAAGGCTGCTAATGCATTTGTTCTGCCATCTAGAGGTGAAGGTTGGGGTAGGCCTATTGTGGAGGCAATGGCCATGACTTTGCCAGTGATTGCTACAAATTGGTCAGGACCAACTGAATTCATGACAGAAGATAATAGCTACCCATTGCCTGTCGATAGCATGAGTGAAGTCACAGAAGGTCCATTTAAGGGGCATTTATGGGCTGAACCTTCGGTTGATAAGCTGCAAATGCTAATGAGGCATGTAATGAGAAATCATGAGGAAGCTAAGGCCAGAGGTAAGCAGGCAAGGGATGATATGATGAGTAGGTTTTCTCCTGGGGTTGTTGCTGGCATAGTTAGTGATCATATTGAACGCATTACTGATCGTACACAATGA